From a single Couchioplanes caeruleus genomic region:
- a CDS encoding long-chain-fatty-acid--CoA ligase, translating to MSLYFPQLRTLQQSIAFHAAERPDHPAVLCEDRSVTYGDLHRRSNRTAHGLRAQGLAAGARVAFLGKESEHYYDVLFGCAKAGAVLVPINWRLTPVEVRHILADSGTAVLFVEDEFLPAAEKVVAELERAPVIVALDGPDGPGTGLPAWQRGFPDTGVDEGGGWDDPVAQLYTSGTTGLPKGVVLAHRSFFAVRDAMESQGLEWIDLRPGDVSLIGIPGFHVGGIWWATQGFNAGVTIVSMRMFVGATAVDLIRDAGITIACVVPAMLQMMLSEPRATPAHFASLRKVVYGGSPISATLLQQCIDEIGCEFAQIYGLTETGNTAVCLPPAEHVTGSPRLQAAGRPYPGIEVKVIDSAGERLPAREIGEICIRTPAVMLEYWGLREATASTLVDGWVHTGDAGYLDEEGFVFVCDRIKDTVIVAGENVYPAEIESALAKHPAVAEAAVVGIPHEKWGEAVHAFVVFRPGRAARPRELMLFLRDEIADFKVPTSYDVIDALPRNPSGKILRRSLRDRFWAGRVRQVN from the coding sequence ATGTCGTTGTACTTCCCGCAGCTCCGTACGCTGCAGCAGTCGATCGCCTTCCACGCCGCCGAGCGCCCCGATCATCCGGCGGTGCTCTGCGAGGACCGGAGCGTCACGTACGGAGACCTGCATCGCCGGAGCAACCGTACGGCGCACGGCCTGCGCGCGCAGGGTCTGGCCGCCGGCGCCCGGGTGGCCTTCCTGGGGAAGGAGTCGGAGCACTACTACGACGTCCTGTTCGGCTGCGCGAAGGCCGGCGCGGTGCTGGTCCCGATCAACTGGCGGCTCACGCCCGTGGAGGTGCGGCACATCCTCGCCGACTCCGGCACGGCGGTGCTGTTCGTCGAGGACGAGTTCCTGCCGGCGGCCGAGAAGGTCGTCGCCGAGCTGGAGCGCGCGCCGGTCATCGTCGCGCTCGACGGTCCCGACGGGCCGGGTACCGGTCTGCCGGCCTGGCAGCGCGGGTTCCCGGACACCGGCGTCGACGAGGGCGGCGGGTGGGACGACCCGGTCGCCCAGCTGTACACGAGCGGCACCACCGGCCTGCCCAAGGGCGTGGTGCTCGCGCACCGCAGCTTCTTCGCCGTACGCGACGCGATGGAGTCGCAGGGCCTGGAGTGGATCGACCTGCGCCCCGGCGACGTCAGCCTGATCGGCATCCCGGGCTTCCACGTCGGCGGCATCTGGTGGGCGACGCAGGGCTTCAACGCCGGCGTCACCATCGTGTCGATGCGGATGTTCGTCGGCGCCACGGCGGTGGACCTGATCCGCGACGCCGGCATCACCATCGCCTGCGTGGTGCCGGCGATGCTGCAGATGATGCTCAGCGAGCCGCGGGCCACGCCCGCCCACTTCGCCAGCCTCCGCAAGGTGGTGTACGGCGGTTCGCCCATCTCGGCGACGCTCCTGCAGCAGTGCATCGACGAGATCGGGTGCGAGTTCGCCCAGATCTACGGGCTGACCGAGACGGGCAACACGGCCGTCTGCCTCCCGCCGGCCGAGCACGTGACGGGAAGTCCGCGGCTGCAGGCGGCGGGCCGCCCGTACCCGGGGATCGAGGTCAAGGTCATCGATTCGGCAGGTGAGCGCCTGCCCGCGCGGGAAATCGGGGAGATCTGCATCCGTACGCCCGCGGTCATGCTGGAGTACTGGGGCCTGCGCGAGGCGACCGCTTCGACCCTTGTGGACGGATGGGTGCACACCGGGGACGCCGGCTACCTCGACGAGGAGGGTTTCGTCTTCGTCTGCGACCGGATCAAGGACACGGTGATCGTGGCGGGGGAGAACGTCTACCCCGCGGAGATCGAGAGCGCGCTCGCCAAGCATCCCGCCGTGGCCGAGGCCGCGGTGGTCGGCATCCCGCACGAGAAGTGGGGCGAGGCGGTGCACGCGTTCGTGGTGTTCCGCCCGGGGCGTGCGGCGAGGCCGCGGGAGCTGATGCTGTTCCTGCGCGACGAGATCGCCGACTTCAAGGTGCCCACGTCGTACGACGTCATCGACGCGCTGCCGCGCAACCCCAGCGGCAAGATCCTGCGGCGCAGCTTGCGCGATCGGTTCTGGGCCGGAAGGGTCCGACAGGTCAATTGA
- a CDS encoding polyketide synthase, protein MKEHIEYLETLTREQLLLMAARQHAEEHQGIAVVGMACRFPGGINDPAAFWTALRDERVVPAEPRRPPPRWNTGAPDLEPYADVLARGVHIDGVDLFDPERFGLGEEEARHMDPQQRLLLACAGQALADAGAPDTSGLRVGVYAGVSALEYPYAHLRNGVRPEDLSPYMGTGAALSATAARIATGLRLNGPVLTVDTACASALTAVHLAVPALRRGECDLAVVGACHLQLAPFTSAVFDLAGMLSPTGRSRPFAEDADGHVRGEGCGILVLKRLKDVQPGEPRPYAVIRGTGLWQQGDRPAMTATPVAAQRRVMEQALRAARVDPADVRYVEAQANGSKLGGVIEAESTAAAYGRGRPGADPLYLGSCKANIGYLETASGAASLIKVALALSHGEIPAQPDFGRPDRDIAWDRLSIDVPRKLMAWPESARRVAGVSSFGFTGTNAHVLMEAVAGAPPREGTPSGPLTGRRLWPDTHVWS, encoded by the coding sequence GTGAAGGAGCACATCGAGTACCTGGAGACGCTGACCCGCGAGCAGCTCCTGCTGATGGCGGCCCGGCAGCACGCCGAGGAACACCAGGGGATCGCCGTGGTGGGGATGGCGTGCCGGTTCCCCGGCGGCATCAACGATCCCGCGGCGTTCTGGACGGCCCTGCGCGACGAGCGGGTCGTGCCGGCCGAACCGCGCCGGCCGCCGCCGCGGTGGAACACCGGCGCGCCGGACCTCGAGCCGTACGCGGACGTCCTGGCCCGCGGCGTGCACATCGACGGCGTGGACCTGTTCGACCCGGAACGCTTCGGCCTCGGCGAGGAGGAGGCCCGGCACATGGATCCGCAGCAACGCCTGCTGCTGGCCTGCGCCGGCCAGGCCCTCGCGGACGCCGGCGCACCGGACACCTCCGGGCTGCGGGTCGGGGTGTACGCGGGCGTCAGCGCGCTGGAGTATCCGTACGCCCACCTTCGCAACGGGGTGCGGCCGGAGGACCTGTCGCCGTACATGGGTACGGGCGCCGCGCTCAGTGCCACGGCCGCGCGGATCGCCACCGGGCTGCGGCTCAACGGTCCGGTGCTGACCGTGGACACCGCCTGCGCCTCGGCGCTGACCGCCGTACACCTCGCGGTCCCGGCGCTGCGGCGCGGCGAGTGCGACCTCGCCGTCGTCGGGGCGTGCCACCTGCAGCTGGCCCCGTTCACCAGCGCCGTGTTCGACCTCGCCGGCATGCTCTCGCCGACCGGTCGCAGCCGTCCGTTCGCCGAGGACGCCGACGGGCACGTACGCGGTGAGGGCTGCGGCATCCTGGTGCTCAAGCGGCTCAAGGACGTCCAGCCGGGTGAGCCGCGGCCGTACGCGGTCATCCGCGGCACCGGCCTCTGGCAGCAGGGCGACCGTCCCGCGATGACGGCGACCCCGGTGGCCGCCCAGCGGCGGGTGATGGAGCAGGCGCTGCGGGCCGCCAGGGTGGACCCGGCCGACGTGCGGTACGTCGAGGCGCAGGCCAACGGCTCCAAGCTCGGCGGCGTCATCGAGGCGGAGAGCACGGCCGCGGCGTACGGGCGCGGCCGGCCCGGCGCGGATCCCCTGTACCTGGGCTCCTGCAAGGCCAACATCGGCTACCTGGAGACCGCGTCGGGCGCCGCGAGCCTGATCAAGGTGGCGCTGGCGCTGAGCCACGGCGAGATCCCCGCGCAGCCGGATTTCGGCCGGCCCGACCGGGACATCGCCTGGGACCGGCTCTCGATCGACGTGCCCCGCAAGCTCATGGCCTGGCCGGAGTCCGCCCGCCGGGTCGCCGGGGTGAGCTCGTTCGGGTTCACCGGCACCAACGCGCACGTCCTCATGGAAGCCGTGGCGGGGGCACCGCCGCGCGAGGGCACCCCGTCCGGTCCGCTCACCGGGCGCCGGCTCTGGCCGGACACGCACGTCTGGTCATGA